In Bacteroidota bacterium, the following are encoded in one genomic region:
- a CDS encoding OmpA family protein — translation MKKILSSILTIMTILLTFSTLRAQEGDKFFTQREYLKAMGSYQQEAKTDPSKYLPLAKCYFANHQIPEAIDAIKLYLEKDPKANKEVGDSWLELLQRNDDEVRVKNMGSIINTKGDEYSPVISNDGKTLYFVGYDRAGGLGGEDIWFSKRDSTTGNWGTAENFRQLNTTSHEALKAMSPDGNSAILFGNYVGSFGSGDLFYSCKVAGGWTTPCNLGGAINTNNWESQASLGPDGKTLLFISDREDKSEADIYVSFLTNEGWTKPLNIGPTINVKGKFEGAPQLAADGKTLYFCSNGHPGFGKKDIFYAKRLDDSWTSWSKPVNLGKYVNTLEEEKYFTLPASGNRAYLIRGDQPDGLGATDIYEMVMPQGARPEKTYTVTGLVINEKDSTEGVVLKYINMATNKEAARISSNKADGKYYVSLPAYQKYLVVIDQRGFLYLQDTLDLENPNLYVNKVPIQEKFGARMNRIKELKADLDKYNAEMQKLIDSKNTNISEAFAQYTTLSENYKKASKEFDYLVYDAKAQWLGEENDLQLNMNYKVTRIIVGAKFELKNIFFDIGKATLRKESMIELDKLVDIMNRSEIIIELGGHTDNVGADDANQKLSQERVASVKTYLVSKNVPDNRMTAVGYGEAQPIAPNETDEGKQRNRRVEVKITEIKPREGSGEFAKLEQEKKDLSKFDMLSSLQKAGKLGGLPAGSVCSDGVTFIDKSYKPASKNFYGKTPNLNLDNDNSPIKIEEYPQKKFNAFVGNYGLRYNPKDNGSNTKDMLIGGGINIVKFSESSSTPLKAQSIAIYLPAKSTITKWLVDASTVREMRFMKNYVALAGFNAQLYKTDSPYVGKSGVKFASSFPIGIRAMYKAAKGINVSPELWYNIGLLRTGGVNDNYNAAPRYVHLGVSARMKIFSGSIYINSGPLIRFVGVRAGISL, via the coding sequence ATGAAAAAAATTCTAAGTTCAATTCTCACGATTATGACTATTCTGCTTACCTTTAGTACTTTAAGGGCTCAAGAAGGAGACAAATTTTTCACCCAGCGAGAGTATTTGAAGGCTATGGGCAGCTATCAACAAGAAGCTAAAACTGACCCTTCAAAATACCTTCCACTCGCCAAATGCTATTTTGCCAATCACCAAATACCCGAGGCAATAGATGCCATTAAACTTTATTTGGAAAAAGACCCCAAGGCAAATAAAGAAGTTGGAGATAGTTGGTTGGAACTATTACAACGGAATGATGATGAAGTACGTGTGAAAAACATGGGGAGTATAATCAATACGAAAGGTGATGAGTATAGTCCTGTAATTAGCAACGATGGCAAAACACTTTATTTTGTGGGCTATGACCGAGCTGGCGGATTGGGTGGAGAAGATATTTGGTTCAGCAAACGCGATTCAACTACAGGTAATTGGGGCACAGCCGAAAATTTCAGACAACTCAATACCACCTCACACGAGGCACTTAAAGCTATGTCGCCCGATGGCAACTCTGCTATTTTATTTGGTAACTATGTGGGCAGTTTCGGTAGTGGCGACTTATTCTATAGCTGTAAAGTAGCTGGTGGATGGACAACTCCTTGTAATCTGGGAGGAGCAATTAATACCAATAACTGGGAATCGCAAGCAAGCTTAGGACCCGATGGTAAGACCTTATTGTTTATCAGTGACCGCGAAGACAAAAGCGAAGCCGACATTTATGTTTCATTCCTTACCAATGAAGGATGGACTAAACCTTTAAACATTGGCCCAACCATCAATGTTAAAGGCAAATTTGAAGGAGCCCCACAACTTGCAGCCGATGGCAAAACATTATACTTTTGTTCTAATGGTCACCCTGGTTTTGGTAAAAAAGATATATTTTATGCCAAACGCTTAGATGACAGTTGGACAAGTTGGAGCAAGCCCGTAAACTTGGGGAAATATGTAAATACATTAGAAGAAGAAAAATACTTTACATTACCTGCATCGGGCAATAGGGCTTACCTAATTCGTGGTGACCAGCCTGATGGATTGGGTGCAACAGATATTTATGAAATGGTAATGCCGCAAGGGGCACGACCAGAAAAAACATATACCGTAACTGGTTTGGTGATTAACGAAAAGGACTCGACAGAAGGTGTGGTGCTCAAATATATTAATATGGCTACCAATAAAGAAGCTGCCCGAATTTCAAGTAATAAAGCCGATGGAAAATATTATGTATCATTGCCTGCGTATCAAAAATACTTGGTGGTGATAGACCAACGTGGTTTCTTATATCTTCAAGATACATTGGACTTAGAAAACCCAAACTTATATGTAAACAAAGTTCCTATCCAAGAAAAATTTGGGGCAAGAATGAACCGTATCAAAGAACTTAAAGCTGATTTGGATAAGTACAATGCCGAAATGCAAAAACTGATTGATAGTAAAAATACCAATATCAGCGAAGCGTTCGCACAATATACTACGTTGAGCGAAAACTATAAAAAAGCTTCCAAAGAATTCGACTATTTAGTATATGATGCCAAAGCACAATGGCTAGGTGAAGAGAACGATTTGCAATTGAACATGAATTATAAAGTAACACGTATTATAGTAGGTGCGAAATTTGAATTGAAGAACATATTTTTCGATATCGGAAAAGCAACCTTGCGTAAAGAATCTATGATAGAATTGGACAAATTGGTTGATATTATGAACCGTAGTGAGATTATTATAGAACTTGGCGGACATACTGATAATGTTGGTGCTGACGATGCCAACCAGAAATTATCTCAAGAACGTGTGGCCTCTGTAAAAACATATCTGGTGAGCAAAAATGTTCCTGATAATCGTATGACTGCAGTTGGATATGGAGAGGCACAACCTATTGCCCCCAACGAAACTGACGAGGGCAAGCAACGCAACCGTCGTGTGGAAGTAAAGATTACCGAAATCAAACCCCGCGAAGGAAGTGGTGAATTTGCCAAATTGGAACAAGAGAAAAAAGATTTGAGTAAGTTTGATATGTTATCATCTTTACAAAAAGCGGGTAAATTGGGCGGACTTCCCGCAGGTAGTGTTTGTAGCGATGGTGTTACATTTATTGATAAATCATATAAACCTGCATCAAAAAATTTCTATGGAAAAACACCAAACCTCAATTTAGATAATGATAATTCTCCTATCAAAATAGAAGAATATCCACAGAAAAAATTCAATGCGTTTGTGGGAAATTATGGATTAAGATATAATCCCAAAGACAATGGGTCAAATACAAAAGATATGTTAATAGGTGGTGGAATCAATATTGTTAAATTCTCCGAATCGAGCAGTACACCGCTTAAAGCACAAAGTATCGCTATATATTTACCTGCAAAATCAACTATTACTAAATGGTTGGTAGATGCAAGCACTGTCCGTGAAATGCGTTTCATGAAAAACTATGTTGCTCTAGCAGGATTTAATGCCCAATTGTATAAAACAGATTCGCCCTATGTCGGCAAATCAGGAGTTAAGTTTGCCTCATCCTTCCCTATTGGAATCCGTGCTATGTATA